In a genomic window of Cytobacillus sp. FSL H8-0458:
- the icd gene encoding NADP-dependent isocitrate dehydrogenase has product MQGEKITVTNGVLNVPNNPIVPFIEGDGTGPDIWAAASRVLDASVEKAYKGERKLVWKEVLAGEKAFNQTGEWLPSETLDVINEYLIAIKGPLTTPIGGGIRSLNVALRQELDLFVCLRPVRWFEGVPSPVKRPQDTDMVIFRENTEDIYAGIEYAKGSDEVKKLISFLQDEMGVNKIRFPETSGLGIKPVSEEGTSRLVRAAIEYAIKEGRKSLTLVHKGNIMKFTEGAFKNWGYELAEREYGEKVFTWAQYDRIKDEQGVEAANKAQADAEAAGKIIVKDAIADIFLQQILTRPKEFDVVATMNLNGDYISDALAAQVGGIGIAPGANINYETGHAIFEATHGTAPKYAGLDKVNPSSVILSGVLMLEHLGWNEAANMIVKSMEKSIASKVVTYDFARLMDGATEVKCSEFADELIKNME; this is encoded by the coding sequence ATGCAAGGTGAAAAAATTACAGTTACTAATGGTGTACTAAACGTACCAAACAATCCAATCGTTCCTTTTATCGAAGGAGACGGAACAGGACCTGATATTTGGGCAGCAGCTTCCCGTGTATTGGATGCTTCTGTAGAAAAAGCATATAAAGGTGAGCGCAAGCTTGTCTGGAAAGAAGTGTTAGCAGGAGAAAAAGCCTTCAACCAGACTGGAGAGTGGCTTCCTTCTGAAACACTTGATGTGATCAATGAATATCTAATTGCGATTAAAGGTCCACTAACAACACCAATCGGCGGCGGAATCCGTTCTCTGAACGTTGCACTTCGCCAGGAGCTTGACCTGTTTGTGTGCCTGCGTCCTGTCCGCTGGTTTGAAGGCGTTCCTTCTCCAGTTAAACGCCCTCAGGATACTGATATGGTTATTTTCCGTGAAAATACTGAAGATATTTATGCCGGCATTGAGTATGCAAAAGGCTCTGATGAGGTTAAAAAGTTAATTTCATTCCTTCAGGATGAAATGGGTGTTAATAAGATCCGCTTCCCTGAAACTTCAGGCCTCGGCATTAAGCCTGTTTCAGAAGAGGGAACCAGCCGCCTTGTACGCGCTGCTATTGAGTATGCAATTAAAGAAGGCCGCAAATCTCTAACACTTGTACATAAAGGCAATATCATGAAATTTACTGAGGGTGCCTTTAAAAACTGGGGTTATGAGCTCGCTGAAAGAGAGTACGGAGAAAAAGTATTCACGTGGGCTCAATATGACCGCATTAAGGATGAGCAGGGTGTTGAAGCTGCAAACAAAGCTCAGGCAGATGCAGAAGCAGCCGGCAAAATTATTGTTAAAGATGCGATTGCTGATATTTTCCTTCAGCAGATCCTTACCCGTCCAAAAGAGTTTGATGTTGTTGCAACAATGAACTTGAACGGCGATTATATTTCTGATGCTCTTGCTGCACAGGTAGGCGGAATTGGTATTGCTCCTGGAGCAAACATTAACTATGAAACTGGACATGCGATCTTCGAAGCAACTCATGGTACAGCTCCGAAGTATGCTGGTCTTGATAAGGTTAACCCTTCTTCTGTTATTCTTTCAGGTGTATTAATGCTTGAGCACCTTGGATGGAACGAAGCCGCAAACATGATCGTTAAATCTATGGAAAAATCTATTGCTTCTAAAGTCGTAACATATGACTTTGCCCGTCTAATGGATGGAGCAACTGAAGTAAAATGTTCTGAATTTGCCGACGAACTAATTAAAAACATGGAGTAA
- the mdh gene encoding malate dehydrogenase: MSLKRKKISVIGGGFTGATTAFLLAQKELGDVVLVDIPQMENPTKGKALDMLEASPVQGFDANIIGTSSYEDTQESDIVVITAGIARKPGMSRDDLVQTNQKIMKSVAQEIAKHSPNSYIVVLTNPVDAMTYTVFKESGFPKNRVIGQSGVLDTARFRTFVAQELNLSVKDITGFVLGGHGDDMVPLVRYSYAGGIPLEALISKDRLDAIVERTRKGGGEIVNLLGNGSAYYAPAASLVEMCEAILKDQRRVLPSIAYLEGEYGYEGIYLGVPAILGANGIEKVIELELTSEEKAALDKSADSVRKVMEVLAY, encoded by the coding sequence ATGTCATTGAAACGTAAAAAGATTTCTGTAATCGGTGGAGGATTTACTGGTGCAACAACTGCATTCTTACTGGCTCAAAAGGAACTTGGAGATGTTGTGCTGGTTGATATTCCGCAAATGGAAAACCCTACAAAGGGAAAAGCTCTTGATATGCTTGAAGCAAGTCCTGTTCAGGGATTCGATGCGAATATTATAGGTACTTCAAGCTATGAAGATACACAAGAATCTGACATAGTAGTTATTACAGCAGGCATTGCACGGAAGCCGGGCATGAGCCGGGATGACCTTGTACAAACGAACCAGAAGATTATGAAAAGTGTAGCTCAGGAGATTGCAAAACATTCTCCAAATAGCTATATTGTTGTGCTGACTAATCCAGTTGATGCCATGACTTATACCGTTTTCAAGGAATCAGGCTTCCCGAAAAACCGTGTAATTGGCCAATCAGGTGTTCTTGACACAGCCCGCTTCCGGACATTTGTCGCCCAGGAACTGAATTTGTCTGTTAAAGACATTACAGGATTTGTACTTGGCGGCCATGGTGATGATATGGTTCCGCTAGTCCGCTATTCATATGCTGGCGGCATTCCTTTAGAAGCCTTAATTTCAAAAGATCGTCTTGATGCCATTGTCGAGCGTACACGCAAAGGCGGAGGAGAGATCGTCAACTTATTAGGCAACGGAAGTGCCTACTATGCTCCAGCGGCTTCCCTTGTGGAAATGTGTGAAGCTATCCTTAAGGATCAGCGCCGCGTACTTCCTTCCATTGCTTACCTAGAAGGAGAATATGGCTACGAAGGAATCTATCTGGGTGTGCCTGCAATCCTTGGAGCAAACGGAATCGAAAAAGTAATAGAGCTTGAACTGACAAGCGAAGAAAAAGCTGCCCTCGATAAATCGGCAGATTCAGTTCGCAAGGTAATGGAAGTATTAGCTTACTAG
- a CDS encoding MaoC/PaaZ C-terminal domain-containing protein has protein sequence MLLGKKRKLGRTIEEISVGEKLTLTEKIEDKDLLLYLGLTNDANPLYIQHDYASQTPYKKPIVPSVMLNGIINSAISKYLPGPGSHVLKQEIEYTKPVYHYGTVQFLFEVTEVSTSNHTVQIKVQGTNEEEQTVINGQLLVCPPYKPQPMDGNALDNF, from the coding sequence ATGCTGCTTGGAAAGAAAAGAAAACTGGGAAGAACCATTGAAGAAATATCTGTGGGCGAAAAATTGACGCTCACAGAAAAAATAGAAGACAAGGATCTATTGCTGTATCTTGGCCTGACCAACGATGCAAACCCTTTATATATTCAGCATGATTATGCTTCACAAACACCTTATAAAAAACCTATTGTACCAAGTGTAATGCTGAATGGCATCATAAATTCTGCCATATCAAAATATTTGCCGGGTCCAGGAAGCCATGTTTTAAAACAGGAAATCGAGTACACGAAGCCAGTCTATCATTATGGTACGGTTCAATTTTTATTTGAAGTAACAGAAGTAAGCACCTCAAATCATACCGTGCAAATTAAGGTACAGGGAACAAATGAAGAGGAGCAGACGGTTATTAATGGCCAGCTCCTTGTATGTCCGCCATACAAGCCGCAGCCTATGGATGGGAATGCTCTGGATAATTTCTGA
- a CDS encoding response regulator transcription factor has protein sequence MDKKILVVDDEQSIVTLLQYNLQQAGYEVLTAMDGQEGKDLAISEKPDLIVLDLMLPKLDGIEVCKQLRQQKIATPILMLTAKDDEFDKVLGLELGADDYMTKPFSPREVVARVKAILRRTQFVPEAAEEKAEEGDSFRIGGLKIFPQHYEAYFEEELLELTPKEFELLLYLAKNKSRVLTRDQLLSAVWNYDFAGDTRIVDVHISHLREKIEANTKKPVYIKTIRGLGYKLEEPKGE, from the coding sequence ATGGATAAGAAAATTCTAGTTGTAGATGACGAACAATCTATCGTAACTTTACTTCAATACAACCTGCAGCAGGCGGGCTATGAAGTGCTTACAGCCATGGATGGCCAGGAGGGAAAAGATCTGGCCATTTCTGAAAAGCCGGATCTTATAGTACTTGATCTTATGCTGCCAAAGCTTGATGGAATAGAAGTATGCAAACAGCTTAGACAGCAGAAAATAGCGACACCTATTTTAATGCTGACTGCCAAGGATGATGAATTTGATAAGGTTCTTGGTCTTGAACTGGGTGCAGATGATTACATGACAAAACCTTTCAGCCCCAGGGAAGTGGTTGCCAGAGTTAAAGCTATCTTACGGAGAACTCAATTTGTGCCTGAAGCTGCCGAGGAGAAAGCAGAAGAGGGAGATTCTTTTAGGATTGGCGGTCTTAAAATCTTTCCGCAGCATTATGAAGCCTATTTTGAAGAAGAACTCCTTGAATTAACTCCGAAGGAATTTGAATTGCTATTATATCTTGCCAAGAATAAGAGCCGTGTCCTTACACGGGATCAGCTGCTTAGTGCAGTGTGGAATTATGATTTTGCAGGAGACACGAGAATCGTTGATGTACATATTAGCCATTTAAGAGAGAAAATTGAAGCAAACACCAAAAAACCTGTATATATTAAGACCATTCGCGGACTGGGCTACAAATTGGAGGAGCCTAAAGGAGAATGA
- the pnpS gene encoding two-component system histidine kinase PnpS, producing the protein MTTFRTRLLFALLSLILVVLIALGLLLGQLFKSYYLNTFDARLQKETEMAASYIEGNGGIGSISIERINELGDILDVHVTATDSKGRILMDSSIKSETTQNRHQEIIFEVLKKKSANESGWEVAGGFNLHYYWQPVMINGEKEGYIFLSTKLAEFQKAYQQIWWILAVSLGLSLFMIILLGSRIMARYTKPIESATQVAIELTKGNYRARTYEDHEDETGMLSKSINVLARNLQEMVKSQEMQQDRLGALIENMGSGLILIDSRGYINLVNRPYKEVFNVNPSEYLYKLYYEVIEHKGITEMVEEIFMTEQKVKKQLIIPVNIERRYFEVYGVPIIGTNDEWKGILLVFHDITELKKLEQMRKDFVANVSHELKTPITSIKGFSETLLDGAMENKQTLNDFLNIILNESDRLQSLIQELLDLSKIEKQGFSLSIQQLDLADVLEDVVAIMKGKAAEKEIVLEYKREDKPVYIEGDVHRLKQVFINIISNAISYTPNQGVVYISSAKTGSTVLTEIRDTGIGIEAREIPRIFERFYRVDKARSRNSGGTGLGLAIVKHLVEAHKGTISVKSEVGKGTSFIIELPKIMIEKNG; encoded by the coding sequence ATGACAACCTTTCGCACCCGCCTGCTTTTCGCATTGCTTTCATTAATTCTGGTGGTTTTAATTGCATTAGGCCTTCTTTTAGGCCAGCTTTTTAAAAGCTATTATTTAAATACATTTGATGCACGTCTCCAAAAAGAGACTGAAATGGCGGCGAGCTATATTGAGGGCAATGGTGGCATTGGATCCATTAGTATTGAGAGAATCAATGAGCTTGGTGACATACTTGATGTGCATGTAACGGCTACTGATAGCAAGGGCAGAATATTAATGGATAGCAGCATCAAAAGTGAGACAACGCAAAACAGGCACCAGGAAATCATATTTGAAGTATTAAAAAAGAAATCTGCAAATGAATCAGGATGGGAAGTGGCTGGAGGGTTTAATCTGCACTATTATTGGCAGCCTGTCATGATAAATGGCGAGAAGGAAGGCTATATCTTCCTAAGCACAAAGCTGGCTGAATTCCAAAAGGCCTATCAGCAGATTTGGTGGATTTTAGCTGTCAGTCTTGGACTGTCTTTATTTATGATTATTCTGCTTGGGTCAAGAATTATGGCACGATATACAAAGCCTATCGAGTCAGCAACACAGGTTGCGATTGAACTTACTAAGGGAAACTATCGGGCAAGAACATATGAAGATCACGAAGATGAAACAGGCATGCTGAGTAAGTCCATCAATGTACTGGCGAGAAATCTTCAGGAAATGGTGAAATCCCAGGAAATGCAGCAGGACAGACTTGGGGCTCTCATCGAAAACATGGGAAGCGGTTTGATTCTTATTGACAGCAGAGGCTATATTAATTTAGTGAACCGGCCATATAAAGAGGTTTTCAATGTAAATCCTTCCGAATACCTTTACAAGCTCTATTATGAAGTGATAGAACACAAAGGTATTACCGAAATGGTCGAAGAAATTTTCATGACCGAACAGAAAGTAAAAAAGCAGCTCATTATTCCTGTCAATATCGAAAGACGTTATTTTGAAGTATATGGAGTTCCGATTATCGGCACAAATGATGAATGGAAAGGGATTTTGCTTGTATTTCATGATATTACAGAACTGAAGAAGCTTGAGCAGATGAGGAAGGATTTTGTAGCGAACGTTTCTCATGAATTGAAAACACCTATTACCTCTATAAAAGGTTTCTCTGAAACTCTTTTGGATGGTGCGATGGAAAACAAACAGACTCTTAATGATTTCCTCAATATCATTTTAAATGAAAGTGATCGTCTGCAATCACTTATTCAAGAATTGCTGGATCTGTCGAAAATCGAAAAGCAAGGCTTTAGTTTGTCCATTCAGCAGCTGGATCTGGCTGACGTGCTCGAAGATGTGGTGGCCATCATGAAAGGGAAAGCGGCAGAAAAAGAAATCGTTTTGGAATATAAGAGAGAGGATAAACCTGTATATATTGAAGGTGATGTTCACCGGCTTAAGCAGGTGTTTATTAATATCATATCAAATGCAATTTCTTATACGCCAAATCAGGGGGTCGTCTATATTTCGTCGGCAAAGACCGGCAGCACAGTTTTAACCGAAATAAGGGATACGGGCATTGGGATTGAAGCGAGAGAAATCCCACGTATTTTTGAGCGTTTTTACCGGGTTGATAAAGCCAGAAGCAGGAACTCCGGCGGAACAGGGCTGGGTCTTGCAATCGTAAAGCATCTCGTTGAAGCACATAAAGGAACCATCTCAGTCAAAAGTGAGGTCGGCAAAGGCACCTCCTTTATAATTGAACTTCCGAAAATAATGATTGAAAAAAATGGATGA
- the hflK gene encoding FtsH protease activity modulator HflK: MVSLKRIYTIAGLILAIIILSIVAFTTWYTVDESDQAVILTFGKVEEGITEPGLHFKLPWPVQSVEKLSKETFSLQFGYEEKDGEIKDFPDETKMITGDENIVLADLVVQWKITDPEKYLYNSEEPEEILYDATSSSLRSIIGGSKIDDALTSGKADIEADVRELLTSLIGKYDIGISILAVKLQDVELPNDDVRKAFTDVTDARETANTKKNEADKYKNQRMNEAEGEKKALISKANGEKAARLERARGDVAVFNKLYGEYKNNPDITRERLVIETLEQVLPGAEIYIMNDDGNTMKYFPIRPLEKEQAKPKEEGGTENE, from the coding sequence ATGGTCAGCTTAAAGCGGATTTATACAATCGCAGGGCTAATTCTGGCAATTATTATTTTAAGTATAGTTGCCTTTACAACATGGTACACCGTTGATGAATCGGACCAGGCAGTAATTCTGACATTTGGAAAAGTTGAGGAAGGCATCACGGAGCCGGGACTTCACTTTAAGTTGCCGTGGCCTGTCCAAAGCGTGGAGAAGCTTTCAAAGGAAACATTTTCGCTGCAGTTTGGATATGAAGAAAAAGATGGAGAAATAAAGGATTTTCCTGATGAGACAAAGATGATAACCGGGGATGAAAATATAGTTCTTGCAGATCTGGTTGTGCAGTGGAAAATTACTGATCCGGAAAAATACCTTTATAACTCCGAAGAACCGGAAGAAATTCTATATGATGCTACTTCATCATCTTTAAGAAGTATTATTGGAGGATCGAAGATAGATGACGCACTGACTTCAGGAAAAGCAGATATTGAAGCGGATGTCAGAGAGCTCCTGACCTCATTAATTGGCAAGTATGATATTGGCATATCCATTCTTGCAGTAAAACTGCAGGATGTCGAGCTGCCGAATGATGATGTAAGAAAAGCTTTTACAGATGTAACCGATGCAAGGGAAACCGCTAATACTAAAAAAAATGAAGCAGATAAATATAAGAACCAGAGAATGAATGAAGCAGAAGGTGAGAAGAAAGCTCTTATCTCCAAAGCAAATGGGGAAAAGGCAGCCCGTCTCGAAAGAGCGCGTGGAGATGTAGCAGTCTTTAATAAATTGTATGGGGAATATAAGAATAACCCTGATATCACAAGAGAGCGGCTTGTCATTGAAACGCTTGAGCAAGTCCTTCCAGGTGCAGAGATTTACATTATGAATGACGATGGAAACACTATGAAATATTTCCCGATCAGGCCTCTGGAGAAAGAACAGGCTAAACCGAAAGAGGAGGGAGGTACGGAAAATGAGTGA
- the hflC gene encoding protease modulator HflC: MSDQNVVNINERGGNFQWRSYTKLGIILVLIIAGLGILFTNLFIVKEGEYKVIRQFGEVVRIESEPGLAYKIPFIQSVTTLPKYQMTYDVSEAEINTKDKKVMIIDNYAVWKIDDPKKMISNARTLEGAEARMEEFIYSVTRSELGQLNYEEIINDEKSSRGSLNDQITTKVNELLTNDNYGITVTDVRIKRTDLPAENEQSVYTRMISERQSTAQEYLSRGDAQKNVIIAETDRTVREMLAKAQADAEVIRAEGEAGAAKVYNEAFSKDPEFYSLYRTLESYKKTINGETVIVLPSDSPYARLLMGNTN, from the coding sequence ATGAGTGATCAAAATGTTGTGAATATCAATGAACGGGGCGGAAATTTCCAATGGAGAAGCTATACCAAACTAGGAATCATCCTGGTGCTTATCATTGCGGGACTAGGGATATTGTTCACCAACCTGTTTATTGTAAAGGAAGGGGAATACAAGGTTATCCGTCAATTTGGAGAGGTAGTCCGGATTGAGAGTGAGCCTGGATTAGCATACAAAATACCATTCATCCAAAGTGTAACCACACTCCCAAAATATCAAATGACTTATGACGTGTCCGAAGCTGAAATCAATACAAAGGACAAAAAGGTCATGATTATCGATAACTATGCAGTGTGGAAAATTGATGACCCGAAGAAAATGATCTCAAACGCCAGAACATTGGAGGGAGCCGAGGCCAGAATGGAAGAGTTCATCTACTCCGTCACCCGCTCCGAACTGGGTCAGCTGAATTATGAAGAAATCATTAATGACGAAAAATCTTCACGAGGATCATTGAATGATCAAATCACCACAAAAGTGAATGAGCTGCTTACAAATGATAATTATGGAATCACAGTAACAGATGTACGCATTAAACGAACGGATTTACCGGCTGAAAATGAACAGTCTGTGTATACCAGGATGATTTCCGAGCGCCAGTCGACAGCCCAGGAATATCTGTCCAGGGGTGATGCCCAGAAGAATGTTATTATTGCTGAGACAGACAGGACTGTCAGGGAAATGCTTGCGAAGGCTCAGGCTGATGCTGAAGTAATTCGGGCGGAAGGGGAAGCGGGAGCTGCGAAGGTCTACAATGAAGCCTTCTCAAAAGATCCTGAATTCTATTCCTTATACCGCACACTTGAATCCTATAAAAAGACTATCAATGGCGAGACTGTAATTGTTCTGCCTTCTGATTCACCATATGCCCGTCTGCTGATGGGGAATACTAATTAA
- the polA gene encoding DNA polymerase I, whose protein sequence is MGKKKLVLIDGNSIAYRAFFALPLLNNDKGIHTNAVYGFTMMLQRILEDEKPTHLLVAFDAGKTTFRHKTFSEYKGGRQKTPPELSEQFPYIRELLDAYGISRYELENYEADDIIGTLSLHAEKDGYEVKVISGDKDLTQLSSDAVTVSITRKGITDIEEYTPAHIEEKYGITPDRIIDMKGLMGDSSDNIPGVPGVGEKTALKLLKEFGTLEELLDSADKVSGKKLKEKLEEFKGQALMSKELATITREAPVEIKIEDVEYEGFEKEKVISIFKELGFNSLLEKIGGDTEAIEEDLDEIEFSIADEIKEDMFSDENAFYVELLEDNYHYADIIGFSVANEKGNFFFSKDTALESDVFKRWAEDETKKKTVYDAKRSEVSLRHHGIHLKGADFDLYIASYIINPSQTIEDIASIAKNHGYHAIQSDEAFYGKGAKRRIPEEKELAGHLARKAAALMTLREKLDSDLKENQQSELFYDLEMPLSLILADMESTGIKVDLGRLRTMGQDLLSKLDEIEKRIHELAGEAFNINSPKQLGVILFEKLGLPVIKKTKTGYSTSADVLEKLENNHEIIRDILHYRQLGKLQSTYIEGLLKVVNKETGKVHTRFNQALTQTGRLSSTDPNLQNIPIRLEEGRKIRQAFVPSEPGWAIFAADYSQIELRVLAHIADDEKLIEAFIEDMDIHTKTAMEVFHVKADEVTSNMRRHAKAVNFGIVYGISDYGLSQSLGITRKEAGKFIDRYLESYPGVKQYMDDIIHEAKQKGFVSTLLHRRRYLPEITSRNFNLRSFAERTAMNTPIQGSAADIIKKAMIDMAARLRKEELKARLLLSVHDELIFEAPENEIETLKKIVPDVMENTVELKVPLKVDYSYGPTWFDAK, encoded by the coding sequence TTGGGTAAGAAGAAGCTTGTTCTGATAGATGGCAACAGCATCGCTTATCGGGCATTTTTTGCTTTGCCGCTCTTAAACAATGATAAAGGAATACATACCAATGCTGTCTACGGATTTACCATGATGCTGCAGAGGATTCTGGAGGATGAAAAACCGACGCATCTCCTTGTGGCATTTGACGCCGGAAAAACAACCTTCCGCCATAAAACCTTTAGCGAGTATAAAGGCGGCCGGCAGAAAACCCCGCCTGAGCTATCAGAGCAATTTCCTTATATAAGAGAGCTTCTTGATGCTTACGGTATCTCCAGATATGAACTGGAAAATTATGAAGCGGATGATATCATTGGAACACTGTCACTCCATGCTGAAAAAGATGGCTATGAAGTTAAAGTTATATCAGGGGATAAAGATTTAACTCAGTTAAGTTCTGATGCTGTCACAGTCAGCATTACCCGTAAAGGCATTACAGATATTGAAGAATACACACCAGCTCATATAGAAGAAAAATACGGCATCACACCTGACAGGATTATTGATATGAAAGGCCTTATGGGTGATAGCTCAGATAATATCCCGGGTGTGCCGGGAGTGGGCGAAAAAACAGCCCTTAAATTGCTGAAAGAGTTTGGCACCCTTGAAGAGCTCTTGGACTCTGCAGATAAGGTGAGCGGAAAAAAACTGAAAGAAAAGCTGGAAGAGTTCAAGGGTCAGGCATTAATGAGCAAAGAGCTTGCTACTATCACGAGGGAAGCTCCCGTTGAAATAAAAATTGAAGATGTTGAATATGAAGGTTTTGAAAAAGAAAAGGTTATAAGCATCTTTAAAGAACTTGGCTTTAACTCGCTGCTGGAAAAAATCGGCGGGGACACTGAGGCAATCGAAGAGGATCTGGATGAAATAGAATTTAGCATTGCAGACGAAATTAAGGAAGACATGTTTTCTGATGAAAATGCATTTTATGTTGAGCTTCTAGAGGATAATTATCATTATGCAGACATCATTGGTTTTTCCGTTGCGAATGAAAAGGGGAATTTCTTCTTCTCCAAAGATACGGCTTTAGAGTCAGATGTTTTTAAAAGATGGGCTGAAGATGAAACGAAAAAGAAAACAGTGTATGATGCAAAAAGATCTGAGGTGTCACTCCGGCATCATGGGATTCATCTAAAGGGTGCAGATTTTGATCTTTATATTGCTTCATATATTATTAACCCGTCTCAGACTATTGAGGATATAGCATCTATAGCAAAAAATCATGGCTATCATGCGATTCAGTCTGATGAGGCTTTCTACGGCAAAGGAGCAAAAAGGCGGATTCCGGAAGAAAAAGAACTTGCCGGGCATTTAGCAAGAAAAGCAGCAGCCTTGATGACATTGAGGGAAAAGCTCGATAGTGATTTAAAGGAAAACCAGCAATCCGAGCTGTTTTATGACCTGGAAATGCCACTGTCTTTAATATTAGCGGATATGGAGTCAACTGGAATTAAAGTGGATTTAGGACGCCTGAGGACAATGGGACAGGATCTGCTCTCCAAATTGGATGAAATTGAAAAGCGGATACATGAGCTTGCCGGGGAAGCCTTTAATATCAATTCTCCTAAACAGCTCGGTGTAATCCTTTTTGAAAAATTGGGACTGCCAGTCATAAAAAAAACCAAGACAGGCTATTCCACTTCGGCGGATGTTCTGGAAAAACTTGAGAACAACCATGAAATAATCCGGGATATCCTGCACTACCGTCAGCTAGGCAAACTTCAATCCACTTATATTGAAGGCCTGCTGAAGGTAGTTAACAAGGAAACAGGCAAAGTCCACACCCGGTTCAATCAGGCACTTACCCAGACAGGAAGATTAAGCTCAACTGATCCGAATCTGCAAAATATTCCAATCCGTCTGGAGGAAGGGCGAAAAATCAGGCAGGCTTTTGTTCCTTCAGAACCCGGCTGGGCTATCTTTGCTGCAGACTATTCGCAGATTGAACTGAGAGTGCTGGCTCATATTGCAGATGATGAAAAGCTGATTGAAGCCTTTATTGAAGATATGGATATTCACACCAAAACGGCAATGGAAGTATTCCACGTTAAAGCAGATGAAGTTACGTCCAATATGCGGCGCCATGCTAAGGCAGTTAACTTCGGAATAGTCTACGGAATCAGTGATTACGGCCTTTCCCAAAGTCTGGGCATCACACGGAAAGAAGCCGGAAAATTTATTGACCGGTATCTTGAAAGCTATCCTGGTGTTAAGCAGTACATGGATGATATTATCCATGAAGCAAAACAGAAAGGATTTGTCTCGACCCTTCTTCACAGAAGAAGATATCTGCCAGAAATCACTAGCCGAAACTTCAACCTGCGAAGCTTTGCAGAACGCACCGCTATGAACACACCAATTCAGGGAAGTGCAGCAGATATAATTAAAAAAGCCATGATTGACATGGCTGCCCGCTTAAGAAAAGAAGAACTCAAAGCACGCCTTCTGCTGTCAGTTCACGATGAACTGATCTTCGAAGCACCTGAAAATGAAATAGAGACACTCAAAAAAATCGTGCCGGACGTAATGGAAAATACAGTAGAATTGAAAGTTCCGCTCAAAGTTGATTATTCCTATGGCCCAACATGGTTTGATGCGAAATAA
- the mutM gene encoding DNA-formamidopyrimidine glycosylase, with product MPELPEVETVRRTLQQLVIGKTISHVSVFWPKMVKHPQELAQFKDALAGQAFQDIGRRGKFLILYTNEYALVSHLRMEGRYGLYSKEEPVEKHTHVIFHFTDGTELRYKDVRKFGTMHLYAKGEELKTLPLAHLGPEPFAEEFTVEDLASRLARTSRNVKTALLDQKTIVGLGNIYVDEALFRSRIHPERAANSLTRSELETLHKEIADTLREAVDKGGSTIRSYVNSQGKIGMFQLELFVYGRKGEDCKVCGSTLERIVTGGRGTVYCPACQRK from the coding sequence ATGCCGGAACTTCCTGAAGTTGAAACGGTCAGAAGAACATTGCAGCAATTGGTGATCGGCAAAACCATTTCACATGTTTCGGTTTTCTGGCCTAAAATGGTTAAGCATCCCCAAGAGCTTGCCCAATTCAAGGATGCTTTAGCAGGCCAAGCCTTTCAGGACATTGGCAGGAGAGGGAAATTCCTAATCCTCTACACCAATGAGTATGCACTAGTGTCCCACCTGAGAATGGAGGGCAGGTACGGCCTTTACTCTAAAGAAGAACCTGTTGAAAAACACACTCATGTCATTTTTCATTTTACAGATGGGACTGAACTCAGATACAAAGATGTCCGTAAATTTGGAACGATGCACCTATATGCAAAGGGTGAAGAACTTAAGACTCTTCCCCTGGCACATCTGGGACCGGAACCATTTGCAGAAGAGTTTACGGTTGAAGACCTTGCTTCGAGACTTGCCCGGACCTCCCGCAATGTCAAAACTGCGCTTCTCGATCAGAAAACGATCGTAGGGCTTGGCAATATTTATGTCGATGAAGCATTATTCCGTTCACGAATTCATCCTGAAAGAGCGGCAAATAGCTTAACAAGAAGCGAATTGGAAACACTTCACAAAGAAATTGCAGATACCCTGAGAGAAGCGGTAGATAAAGGAGGGAGCACTATACGCTCCTATGTTAATTCTCAGGGGAAAATTGGCATGTTCCAGCTTGAGCTTTTTGTTTATGGGCGAAAAGGGGAAGATTGCAAAGTCTGCGGAAGCACACTTGAGCGGATCGTAACTGGAGGCAGAGGTACAGTATACTGTCCGGCTTGCCAGAGAAAATAA